A part of Vulcanisaeta moutnovskia 768-28 genomic DNA contains:
- a CDS encoding AMP-binding protein, with amino-acid sequence MSDSGIGFTVHYVIRRASLLCPDTEVVTENTRLKYSDVYGRIISLANSLLSLGIHKGTVIGVADWNTLPMFELHYAAAMIGAVIYPVNIRLPPDQIAYTMKVAEIEWLFYSNDFRALATLVNKDKLVSLGPTCDAKYCYDDLINNKEVKEPEIEVSGNDYFSILFTSGTTGLPKAVKYTHEKFVHGALAIAYQLGFYNTPANLHQGDIIMPFIPFYHIHSWGSFIHAPYLCSKYVLMGRFTPDKALMLIEREKITWINAVPTMMYMLIDAAEKMNKLHVLRGLKALVGGMPIASGLAKRMHELGIAFSSIYGGTDMLATSISIVSKDFSSVDEFLDYIRLTTHPVPFVEIRIVNPATGKDVDRGQIGEVWLRAPWLPYEYHKDPEKTRESYVGGWFRTGDVGIVLSDGGLRVLDRLKDVIKSGGEWIPTSILEAIISNIPGVDLVAVIGKPHEKWGERPVAVVKLREGYNITKVQIYEALNKEVNSGRIPKWWLPDDIIFVKEIPLTSTG; translated from the coding sequence ATGTCAGATAGCGGGATTGGGTTTACGGTGCATTACGTTATAAGGAGAGCTTCATTACTATGTCCTGATACTGAGGTTGTGACCGAAAATACTAGGCTTAAATATAGTGATGTTTATGGGCGCATCATATCATTAGCTAACTCATTACTATCTCTTGGTATTCATAAGGGTACTGTTATCGGTGTAGCTGATTGGAACACATTGCCCATGTTTGAGCTGCACTATGCAGCAGCCATGATAGGTGCTGTGATATATCCAGTAAATATAAGACTACCTCCTGATCAAATAGCGTATACCATGAAAGTGGCCGAGATCGAGTGGTTATTTTATTCTAATGATTTTAGGGCGCTTGCTACTCTCGTCAATAAGGATAAGCTTGTAAGCCTAGGCCCAACATGTGATGCTAAGTATTGTTATGATGATTTAATTAATAATAAGGAAGTTAAGGAGCCCGAGATAGAGGTCTCAGGTAATGACTATTTCTCTATTCTTTTTACATCAGGAACAACAGGGCTTCCAAAGGCGGTTAAATACACACATGAAAAGTTTGTGCATGGCGCACTAGCAATAGCTTATCAACTTGGATTTTACAATACACCAGCTAATCTTCATCAGGGTGATATAATAATGCCGTTTATACCATTTTATCATATTCATTCATGGGGTAGCTTCATACATGCACCGTATTTATGCAGTAAGTATGTGCTTATGGGTAGATTTACACCAGATAAGGCATTAATGTTGATAGAGAGGGAAAAGATTACGTGGATAAATGCCGTACCAACAATGATGTACATGCTGATTGATGCGGCCGAGAAAATGAATAAGTTACATGTATTACGTGGGCTTAAGGCATTGGTTGGTGGCATGCCAATAGCAAGCGGATTAGCTAAGAGGATGCATGAGTTAGGCATAGCTTTTTCGTCAATTTATGGAGGAACAGACATGCTCGCCACATCAATATCAATAGTGTCTAAGGATTTTAGTTCAGTCGATGAATTCCTTGATTATATTAGACTAACAACTCATCCTGTTCCATTCGTTGAAATTAGGATAGTTAACCCAGCGACAGGTAAGGATGTCGATAGGGGTCAAATAGGTGAGGTTTGGTTGAGAGCACCATGGTTGCCATACGAATACCATAAGGACCCTGAAAAGACCAGGGAGAGTTATGTAGGTGGTTGGTTTAGGACTGGTGATGTTGGTATAGTACTAAGTGATGGCGGCTTAAGAGTACTTGATAGGTTGAAGGATGTTATTAAGAGTGGTGGTGAATGGATACCAACGAGTATTCTAGAGGCTATTATTTCCAACATACCTGGAGTTGATTTGGTCGCAGTTATAGGTAAGCCTCATGAGAAGTGGGGTGAGAGACCAGTAGCTGTAGTGAAGTTAAGGGAGGGATATAACATAACTAAGGTGCAAATATATGAAGCATTGAATAAGGAGGTTAATTCTGGCAGGATACCCAAGTGGTGGTTACCTGACGATATAATCTTCGTTAAGGAGATACCGCTGACAAGTACAGGTTAG
- a CDS encoding CBS domain-containing protein: MSTTVDKVLRRKGIIIDEDKPLKIAIELMTKENTDYLVVTGKNGKILGIVTANDILRTIVKTGRLDVNVGQCCSYNKLVTIRLNDSIYKAALIMSEYGVRHLLVVDDSGKPYGVLTSNDVICEDRLISRMAELAVPKPVEEYDGGAD, from the coding sequence ATGAGTACTACCGTTGATAAAGTTCTTAGGAGAAAGGGAATAATAATTGATGAAGATAAACCCTTAAAGATCGCTATTGAGTTGATGACGAAGGAAAATACTGATTATTTAGTCGTAACTGGCAAAAATGGAAAGATACTAGGTATAGTCACAGCTAACGATATATTAAGGACAATAGTTAAGACAGGGCGTTTGGATGTTAACGTTGGTCAATGCTGCTCATATAATAAGCTGGTTACGATAAGGTTAAATGACAGTATCTATAAGGCTGCTCTAATTATGAGCGAGTATGGTGTTAGACATTTACTTGTAGTTGATGATTCAGGTAAACCATATGGTGTCTTAACATCAAACGATGTAATTTGTGAAGATAGGTTAATATCAAGAATGGCTGAGTTAGCGGTACCAAAGCCTGTTGAGGAGTACGATGGCGGTGCTGATTAG
- a CDS encoding 2-oxoacid:acceptor oxidoreductase family protein — protein sequence MVVRYEIRFAGFGGQGVITAGRLLALMVIEAEPSIYVVYSPSYGFQTRGGDAVSDVIISDEEIDFPKARYLDLALILSQQAYNKYCRYVREDGALIVDKYINRQGTCQSKRHHELDIVANAKALGGDVFSSMIALGSAIRFFESKSIPNDKLTLSLAEKIVADYFKESLIGRRVNVEDIIAKNIKALRLGYKMVTI from the coding sequence ATGGTGGTGAGGTATGAAATTAGGTTTGCAGGGTTTGGCGGACAAGGCGTAATCACGGCGGGTAGATTATTAGCGTTAATGGTTATTGAGGCTGAACCAAGCATTTACGTGGTCTATAGCCCATCCTACGGATTTCAAACAAGAGGTGGTGATGCGGTATCAGACGTAATAATCAGTGATGAGGAAATTGATTTCCCAAAGGCGAGATACCTCGACTTAGCCTTAATCCTAAGCCAGCAAGCCTATAACAAGTACTGCAGGTACGTAAGGGAGGATGGTGCATTAATAGTTGATAAGTACATAAATAGGCAAGGCACATGCCAAAGTAAAAGACATCATGAGCTCGATATTGTAGCAAACGCTAAGGCGCTTGGCGGTGATGTGTTCTCATCAATGATAGCCTTAGGCTCAGCGATAAGGTTCTTCGAAAGTAAGTCAATACCCAATGATAAATTAACCTTAAGTCTGGCTGAGAAAATTGTGGCTGATTATTTTAAGGAGTCATTAATTGGTAGGAGGGTGAATGTCGAGGACATAATAGCTAAGAACATTAAGGCACTTAGGCTTGGTTATAAAATGGTAACAATATAA
- a CDS encoding 4Fe-4S dicluster domain-containing protein, with translation MKRVTKVSVIRIDIDKYLCKGCYICVDKCPTKVFEVSDIVGDYGVFIPQAKHLDKCIGCEICELYCPDFAITIVRGDGGEV, from the coding sequence ATGAAGAGGGTTACCAAGGTCTCTGTGATTAGGATAGACATTGATAAGTACCTCTGCAAGGGATGCTATATATGCGTTGATAAGTGCCCAACAAAGGTCTTTGAGGTCTCAGACATAGTTGGTGATTATGGCGTATTCATACCGCAGGCCAAGCATCTCGATAAATGCATTGGATGCGAAATCTGTGAATTGTACTGCCCGGACTTTGCAATAACAATTGTTAGGGGTGATGGTGGTGAGGTATGA
- a CDS encoding thiamine pyrophosphate-dependent enzyme: MNPLIQKYLRSEYAQGKRRTIFCPGCGNGIILGYFVRAIDELKHEGRFDDSKLYIVTGIGCSGNIPVPLKYNIVRALHGRALAVATGIKLVRPDAEVVAFVGDGDLLSIGGNHFIHTIRRNAGVKVILVNNMLYGMTGGQVAPTTPMDAITHTTPYGNPEPPIDACRLAMALGATYVARWTVALSRQCIESIKELLLHRGFGLLECLSQCPVYQGRYVIGIDRPSKIMDYHLKITVLGKEPMYGDKITIGKFVDYEKPTYEEIIWSMINRVSKGGES; this comes from the coding sequence ATGAATCCCCTTATCCAGAAGTACCTCCGAAGTGAATATGCACAGGGTAAGAGGAGGACTATATTTTGCCCTGGCTGCGGCAACGGCATAATACTTGGTTACTTCGTTAGGGCTATTGATGAGTTGAAACATGAGGGTAGGTTTGATGACTCTAAACTATACATAGTCACAGGCATAGGCTGCTCTGGGAACATCCCTGTACCCCTTAAGTATAATATTGTGCGTGCGCTGCATGGCAGGGCATTGGCCGTGGCCACTGGCATTAAACTTGTTAGGCCTGATGCAGAGGTCGTAGCCTTTGTTGGCGATGGCGATTTACTATCTATCGGTGGTAATCACTTCATTCACACTATTAGGAGGAACGCTGGTGTTAAGGTCATCTTAGTCAACAACATGCTCTATGGGATGACCGGTGGACAAGTAGCACCAACAACGCCCATGGACGCGATAACGCATACTACGCCGTATGGTAATCCAGAACCACCAATTGATGCCTGTAGATTAGCCATGGCCCTCGGCGCTACGTATGTGGCTAGGTGGACCGTAGCCCTGTCTAGGCAATGTATAGAGTCAATCAAGGAGTTACTGCTTCATAGAGGTTTCGGACTACTGGAGTGCTTATCCCAATGTCCCGTTTATCAGGGTAGGTATGTGATTGGTATTGATAGGCCCTCGAAAATAATGGATTACCACCTGAAAATAACGGTATTAGGTAAGGAACCCATGTATGGCGATAAAATAACCATTGGTAAGTTCGTGGACTATGAGAAGCCTACGTATGAGGAGATAATTTGGAGCATGATAAATAGGGTTAGTAAGGGTGGCGAGTCATGA
- a CDS encoding thiamine pyrophosphate-binding protein, whose protein sequence is MGRYSLMMGSEALVRGAIYAGIRFYAGYPITPATEIAEYMAQLLPRAGGIFVQTEDELAAINMAIGASVAGWKAMVATSGPGFSLMQEGVGHAINTEVPLLIVDVQRGGPSTGQPTMPSQQDVMQARYGSHGSYEIIVLSPGNVQELFYLTIDAINLSEQYRTPVILLTEEVTVHLWEKIHVPDPEEYPVLPHVTPPTHGDEGFLLESQLHDERGYNVANDPELSAKALWRLIGKIRDNVDKISRIEVKYAGDNPEIFIASYGCSARSALAAVKMLRQDGHKVGFLRLITLWPFPENAIKSVLRNANTIIVPEMNSGYMANEFRLLGLNVVPIPKLGGEIPTPEEIYSAVKGVLP, encoded by the coding sequence ATGGGTAGGTACTCATTAATGATGGGTAGTGAGGCCTTAGTCCGTGGCGCCATTTATGCTGGTATTAGGTTCTATGCTGGTTATCCAATAACGCCTGCCACGGAGATTGCTGAGTACATGGCTCAATTATTGCCTAGGGCTGGCGGCATTTTCGTACAGACAGAGGATGAGTTGGCGGCAATAAACATGGCAATTGGAGCCTCGGTGGCTGGGTGGAAGGCCATGGTTGCTACGAGTGGTCCAGGTTTCTCCCTAATGCAGGAGGGTGTTGGTCATGCCATTAATACTGAGGTACCCCTGCTAATAGTTGATGTTCAGAGGGGTGGTCCATCAACAGGACAGCCCACAATGCCATCCCAACAAGACGTTATGCAGGCCAGGTATGGTTCTCATGGTTCCTACGAAATAATAGTCCTGAGCCCAGGCAATGTTCAGGAGTTGTTCTATCTAACCATAGATGCCATTAACTTGTCCGAGCAATACCGCACGCCTGTGATATTACTTACGGAGGAAGTTACTGTGCATCTGTGGGAAAAGATCCATGTTCCAGATCCCGAAGAATACCCGGTGCTACCTCACGTTACACCGCCAACCCACGGTGATGAGGGATTCTTACTCGAGAGCCAGCTTCATGATGAGAGGGGCTATAACGTGGCTAATGATCCTGAACTCTCCGCTAAGGCGCTATGGCGTTTAATAGGGAAGATTAGAGACAATGTAGATAAAATATCTAGGATTGAGGTTAAGTACGCCGGTGATAATCCCGAGATCTTCATAGCATCCTATGGATGCTCAGCAAGGTCAGCACTAGCCGCAGTTAAGATGCTTCGGCAAGACGGCCATAAGGTTGGTTTCCTACGACTTATAACACTCTGGCCATTTCCAGAAAATGCCATTAAGAGTGTATTAAGGAATGCCAACACCATTATTGTCCCTGAAATGAATTCCGGCTACATGGCCAATGAATTCAGGTTGCTTGGCCTAAATGTGGTGCCAATACCGAAGTTAGGTGGTGAAATACCAACACCCGAGGAGATATACAGTGCAGTTAAGGGTGTCCTCCCATGA
- a CDS encoding SDH family Clp fold serine proteinase, whose translation MLLDIYTDVLGYLFWILFFIAMLSPWLSMRSLQHARLRLIAFMERKYGSRVITMIHRQEKIGLLGVPIYRYIDIEDSEAIVRAIRTTPPNTPIMLILHTPGGLVLAASQIAKALKAHPAKKVVVVPHYAMSGGTLIALAADEIVMDPNAVLGPLDPQLGGPGGIYLPAPSILKAVEVKGKDKVDDQTLILADMAEKAINQVKELVIELIKDKVGEERAGYIADRLVGGYYTHDYPITVEHLKEMGLKVSTEVPMEVYDLMTLYPQARTNRPGIEYLPYPTTPRPTTREARSEIFPS comes from the coding sequence ATGCTTCTCGACATATATACGGACGTACTCGGGTACCTTTTCTGGATTTTATTTTTCATAGCAATGCTATCGCCATGGCTCTCAATGAGATCACTACAACATGCACGACTAAGGCTTATCGCATTCATGGAACGTAAGTATGGATCCAGGGTAATAACCATGATTCATAGACAGGAAAAGATTGGACTACTTGGTGTTCCGATTTATCGCTACATAGACATTGAGGATTCAGAGGCCATCGTAAGGGCTATCAGGACAACACCACCTAACACACCCATTATGCTCATCTTACACACCCCAGGAGGCCTTGTGCTTGCCGCCTCACAGATAGCCAAGGCACTCAAGGCACACCCAGCAAAGAAGGTTGTGGTTGTACCACACTATGCCATGAGCGGCGGTACACTGATCGCACTGGCAGCTGATGAAATAGTAATGGACCCAAATGCTGTACTTGGACCTCTTGATCCTCAGTTGGGCGGCCCTGGAGGAATTTACTTACCTGCACCGTCTATTCTAAAGGCGGTTGAGGTTAAGGGTAAGGACAAGGTTGATGATCAGACACTGATCCTCGCAGACATGGCCGAGAAGGCCATTAATCAAGTCAAGGAGTTAGTCATTGAGCTAATTAAGGATAAGGTTGGTGAGGAGAGGGCTGGGTATATTGCTGATAGGCTTGTGGGTGGTTATTATACTCATGATTATCCGATAACTGTGGAGCATCTTAAGGAGATGGGCCTTAAGGTATCAACAGAAGTACCCATGGAGGTCTATGACCTAATGACACTATACCCACAAGCCAGAACAAACAGACCCGGAATCGAATACCTACCATACCCCACAACACCAAGACCAACAACCAGAGAGGCAAGGAGCGAAATATTCCCTTCATGA
- a CDS encoding M20 family metallo-hydrolase, protein MSSMYESISRKVDELRNEIINTLTHLISIPAVNPSYGGEGELEKANALLEIIRGWPFDEVKRIDAPDRRAKGGVRPNILAIYRGKDESAGKLWIVTHLDVVPPGDLSAWTVTKPFEPKIVGDKIYGRGTEDNGQSLVASLYAVKALMELGIRPRRTVVLAFVSDEEAGSDYGIKYLMSKHPELFDKKDQALVPDAGNSDGSFIEVAEKSILWLKFKVYGKQTHGSTPHKGLNAHEVAITLANLLKNLLITKYSIRDALYEPPESTFEITMVSGTATSPNIVPGYHEFVMDSRVLPQYSLDEVLRDIGNAINLVKAMYHRKIENEEVPRIEVETIQRLDAPKPTPTDAEIVKALVKVLRETRGIEPKIGGIGGGTFAAYFRMLEIPAVVWSTIDEVAHQPNEYTKITNLINDTKTIATLITTI, encoded by the coding sequence GTGTCATCAATGTATGAATCGATCTCGAGGAAGGTTGATGAACTACGTAATGAAATAATCAACACACTAACCCACCTAATAAGCATACCAGCGGTAAACCCAAGCTACGGGGGAGAAGGAGAGTTGGAAAAGGCAAATGCACTACTCGAGATAATAAGGGGTTGGCCCTTCGACGAAGTAAAACGCATAGACGCACCAGACAGGAGGGCCAAGGGTGGCGTTAGACCAAACATACTAGCCATATACAGGGGCAAGGACGAGAGTGCAGGCAAGCTCTGGATAGTGACCCACCTAGACGTTGTACCACCCGGCGACCTAAGCGCATGGACTGTTACAAAACCCTTTGAGCCAAAGATCGTAGGCGATAAAATCTATGGCAGAGGTACAGAGGACAATGGACAATCACTGGTGGCATCACTATACGCGGTCAAGGCATTGATGGAACTCGGCATTAGGCCTAGGAGGACCGTGGTACTGGCCTTCGTAAGCGACGAGGAGGCGGGCTCGGACTACGGCATAAAATACCTAATGAGCAAACACCCAGAGCTCTTTGACAAGAAGGACCAAGCCCTAGTACCAGACGCCGGTAATTCGGATGGTAGTTTCATAGAGGTTGCCGAGAAATCAATACTATGGCTAAAGTTCAAGGTGTATGGTAAGCAGACCCACGGTAGTACGCCACACAAGGGGTTAAATGCACATGAGGTAGCCATAACCCTAGCCAACCTACTAAAGAACCTACTGATCACAAAATACAGCATTAGGGACGCGCTATATGAACCGCCTGAGTCAACCTTCGAAATAACAATGGTAAGCGGGACAGCAACCTCACCGAACATCGTACCTGGATACCATGAATTCGTAATGGACAGTAGGGTACTACCACAATACAGCCTAGACGAAGTACTCAGGGACATAGGCAACGCAATAAACCTAGTCAAGGCCATGTACCATAGGAAGATAGAGAACGAGGAGGTACCAAGGATAGAGGTAGAGACAATACAGAGGCTAGACGCACCAAAACCAACACCCACAGACGCAGAGATAGTAAAGGCACTGGTAAAGGTACTGAGGGAGACAAGAGGAATAGAACCAAAAATAGGAGGAATAGGAGGAGGAACATTCGCAGCATACTTCAGAATGCTCGAAATACCAGCCGTAGTATGGTCAACAATAGACGAAGTAGCACACCAACCAAACGAATACACAAAAATAACAAACCTAATAAACGACACAAAAACAATAGCCACACTAATAACCACAATATAA
- a CDS encoding AAA family ATPase, translated as MGLDNWFIYRPPFDKFGDLKEIIQWIKTKKEPPYICVFPGNAEHWFWSLKYSVKGEVGYALWGDRASGPVSIKGLSENTGFPFKGLVDRYINALFRIEKKDGNARLLLRRDLNDAMPIIALFHVIDVGVVGIGLVTDITLDAFRNFRHWREDQGHWIIRWRMRVLWLDPGVRALLMDPGFGWRNEEELIKVLKDRITNRIEINVPRQGNTCFTNESLRKEVWQKISDIFHNDDEVKSMIKFYGHTQFPALSKQVLVGISEFNINEIVKRISEDFYYDESFIRRFISAVQFGNVLLVGPPGVGKTSLAITAARLLGGDNGYMVRVANALWFRRDVIGGETLEEGSIKWRAGMLVQAYNNVAERIKNGDNRPYFVVIDEFNRADVDKAFGDFFAIFRSPNPEDWEIPVDLIREIESYNEHIDNQAKLFIKNYSNFKDEPLKLIRVIGTMNVIDIRNLFMVGEATLRRFVIIELKCPTDTYDVEMFLKELTTLDNPIKDLIKEFIGRLRKDLSNKQLCISPGSVKNAIRLLSNTLDKKLLDANDKAKVLNYFADYLKSSLGIIVGTSAKKLEDTINRVKSELISPSEM; from the coding sequence ATGGGATTAGATAATTGGTTTATTTATAGACCGCCCTTTGATAAATTTGGCGATTTAAAGGAGATTATTCAATGGATTAAAACAAAGAAGGAGCCACCATATATTTGTGTATTTCCTGGTAATGCCGAGCATTGGTTTTGGTCCCTTAAGTACTCTGTTAAGGGTGAGGTTGGTTATGCTCTTTGGGGTGATAGAGCTAGTGGGCCCGTAAGTATTAAAGGCCTTAGTGAGAATACTGGTTTTCCATTTAAGGGTCTCGTTGATAGGTACATTAATGCCTTATTTAGAATTGAGAAAAAGGACGGTAATGCTAGACTGTTATTGAGGAGGGATCTTAACGATGCAATGCCTATTATTGCTCTTTTTCACGTAATTGATGTTGGGGTTGTCGGGATTGGTTTGGTGACTGACATTACCCTTGATGCTTTTAGGAACTTTAGGCATTGGAGGGAGGACCAGGGTCATTGGATTATTAGGTGGAGGATGAGGGTTCTATGGCTTGACCCTGGCGTTAGGGCCCTTCTTATGGATCCTGGCTTTGGATGGAGAAATGAGGAGGAATTGATTAAGGTGCTAAAGGATAGAATTACTAATAGGATTGAAATTAATGTGCCAAGGCAGGGAAATACGTGTTTTACAAATGAGAGTTTGCGTAAAGAGGTTTGGCAGAAGATAAGTGATATATTTCATAATGATGATGAGGTTAAATCCATGATTAAATTTTACGGGCATACGCAATTCCCTGCATTATCTAAGCAGGTTCTCGTCGGTATTTCTGAATTTAATATTAATGAAATCGTTAAGAGGATATCTGAGGATTTTTACTATGATGAGAGTTTCATTCGTAGGTTCATTAGTGCTGTGCAGTTTGGCAATGTTCTTCTTGTTGGTCCTCCTGGCGTTGGTAAGACTAGCCTTGCAATTACTGCAGCAAGATTATTGGGTGGTGATAATGGCTATATGGTTAGAGTTGCAAATGCTCTTTGGTTTAGGAGAGATGTGATTGGTGGTGAAACTCTTGAGGAGGGCTCTATTAAATGGAGGGCTGGTATGTTAGTTCAGGCTTATAATAATGTTGCCGAAAGAATTAAAAATGGTGATAATCGTCCTTACTTTGTAGTTATTGACGAATTTAATAGGGCAGATGTAGATAAGGCCTTTGGTGATTTCTTTGCAATATTTAGATCGCCAAATCCTGAAGATTGGGAAATACCGGTGGATTTAATACGTGAAATTGAAAGTTATAATGAGCATATTGATAATCAAGCTAAATTATTTATTAAGAATTATAGTAACTTTAAAGATGAACCGTTAAAGTTAATTAGAGTTATTGGTACTATGAATGTTATTGATATTAGGAACCTATTCATGGTTGGTGAGGCTACATTAAGGAGATTCGTAATAATAGAACTTAAGTGCCCTACAGATACATATGACGTTGAAATGTTCCTTAAAGAATTAACTACCTTAGATAATCCAATTAAGGACCTAATTAAGGAGTTTATAGGTAGATTACGTAAGGATCTTAGTAATAAGCAACTCTGTATATCTCCAGGTAGTGTTAAGAATGCTATACGGTTATTGTCTAATACGTTAGATAAAAAATTGCTCGATGCTAACGATAAGGCTAAAGTTCTGAATTATTTTGCAGATTACCTTAAGTCATCATTAGGTATAATTGTTGGTACCTCAGCCAAAAAACTCGAGGATACTATTAATAGAGTCAAGAGTGAGCTTATAAGTCCTAGTGAGATGTAA
- a CDS encoding 4a-hydroxytetrahydrobiopterin dehydratase: MKSIPEGWKLEDNYLTREIEFKTFMDCIGFINELAQIAEAEEHHPDMIITWKHLTLRLTTHDEGGITQLDIEMAKKINELINKWKEK; this comes from the coding sequence ATGAAATCAATACCGGAAGGATGGAAACTAGAAGACAACTACCTAACAAGAGAAATAGAATTCAAAACATTCATGGACTGCATAGGATTCATAAACGAACTAGCCCAAATAGCCGAGGCGGAGGAACACCACCCAGACATGATCATAACCTGGAAACACCTAACACTAAGACTAACAACGCACGACGAAGGAGGAATAACGCAACTCGACATAGAAATGGCAAAGAAAATAAACGAACTAATAAACAAATGGAAAGAAAAATAG
- a CDS encoding glycosyltransferase, with protein MKITTIIISTTRARAPLLKQAISSVINQSRKPDELIIVSSYTNNEIKELVNPYGFVIHHTSNKVGPMWARGIKESSGDIIAFLDDDDEWLQNKLSHIEKVFKNTTDLGLYHNLFQFIDINGNEIHCNELPTYYCSVILNKKIITKDNTNKYIRLDINEWLHADYWQLFYNTSSLLALRDPLIKRLDIIESVNLYSDAILFILILSQCFIVLHEPIILTKYRIHEMQTSRKILNGELMEMAIKDYELFNKIIKESACNSD; from the coding sequence GTGAAAATAACGACCATAATCATCAGCACCACAAGAGCAAGAGCACCACTACTAAAGCAAGCCATTTCCTCAGTAATAAATCAATCCAGGAAGCCTGACGAACTAATTATCGTCTCGTCATACACTAATAACGAGATTAAGGAACTAGTCAACCCATACGGCTTTGTAATTCACCATACAAGCAATAAGGTAGGCCCCATGTGGGCCAGAGGCATTAAGGAATCAAGCGGCGACATTATCGCATTCCTCGACGACGATGATGAATGGCTACAAAACAAACTTAGCCATATAGAGAAGGTATTCAAAAACACCACCGATCTAGGTCTTTACCACAATCTATTTCAATTCATCGACATCAATGGCAACGAAATCCACTGCAACGAACTACCCACCTACTATTGCTCAGTGATCCTTAATAAGAAAATCATCACCAAGGACAATACCAATAAGTACATACGCCTAGACATCAATGAATGGCTACATGCCGATTATTGGCAACTATTCTACAATACATCAAGCCTATTAGCACTACGAGATCCATTAATTAAGAGACTCGACATAATTGAAAGCGTTAACCTATACTCAGACGCAATACTCTTCATACTCATACTTAGCCAATGCTTTATCGTACTTCATGAACCAATCATCCTAACAAAATACAGAATTCACGAAATGCAAACATCAAGAAAAATCCTAAACGGCGAACTCATGGAAATGGCCATCAAAGACTACGAACTATTTAACAAAATAATCAAGGAATCCGCTTGCAATAGCGATTAA